In Thermococcus gorgonarius, the genomic window TGTCTATCACCTTAACGCCGTTCACTTTCAAAGGGACAAGCATTCCCTCAAAGCGGGACCTGGCGACGATGACGTCTCCCAAATCGGCTATCACTTCATCGTCCCGCTCAAGGACACGGTTTGGAATTCGCTTATAGATGAGGTGGATTCTCTTCATGGTATCCCTCAAAACAGCTCGCTCAGAAGCTTTAAGGCAGTTGCGGAGCCGATGAGAAGGTAAACCCACCTGAGATTTTCGCCCCCGAGCTTCATGGCGGCCCTCGCCCCGAGCCACGCTCCAATGCACACCGGGACGAGTAGTGGGACCATTAGCGCGTAGTCTATGTTCCCACCAAGCCCGTACACAATGGCCGCGGTGAGGTTGTTGAAAAATATGAGGGTCTTCGCCGTGCCGTTGGCCCGGAGCATATCCATCCCAAAGAATGCCCTCAGGGCGGCTATAACTATGAGCGTGGAAGCTATGCCAAGGATGCCAATGTAGGCCCCGATTAAAAAACCTGCCGCCGAGATCCCCAGCCTATGGGCTTTTTTCACGGTGAATATCAACCCCTCCGGTTTGCCTTTGAGCGAAACGTAAACGCCCGCGAGGAGGAAGAGCAGGGACACCATACCCGCCGTCCTCTCGGGAAGGGAAGCAAAGAAGTAACTGCCGGCCAGGGCGCCAAGGATGGATGAGGCGATAAGGTAGGGGGCGCTTTCAGCCTCCACGGCGCCGCCGCGGTAGTACGTCACCGACGAGACGAACGTCAGCGCTGCTATAGCTACCTTTAGCGTGCCCACGGCAGTCTGGACTGGAAGGTCAAGGAAGGTTAGCAGGGAGAATATAATGATGCTCCCGCCGCTCATGAGGGAGCCGATGAACCCCGCTATCAGAGATACCATGGACAGCAGTGCGGTCTGCATATGCTTAAGTTGGTGGAACTCCTTAAATCAGTGCCGAAAATGATGCCACCAAATAATTTTCATCCTTGGAAGTCAATAGGTGTCCATGATGAGGAGGCTAGAAGACATCGAGGAGGTTTGCGAAGACATAAGAAGAGAATACCCTACTATGCCTTGGAGACGGATTGTAGGCCTTAGAAACGTTGTTGTTCATCACTACTTCGGTGTTG contains:
- a CDS encoding sulfite exporter TauE/SafE family protein, whose protein sequence is MQTALLSMVSLIAGFIGSLMSGGSIIIFSLLTFLDLPVQTAVGTLKVAIAALTFVSSVTYYRGGAVEAESAPYLIASSILGALAGSYFFASLPERTAGMVSLLFLLAGVYVSLKGKPEGLIFTVKKAHRLGISAAGFLIGAYIGILGIASTLIVIAALRAFFGMDMLRANGTAKTLIFFNNLTAAIVYGLGGNIDYALMVPLLVPVCIGAWLGARAAMKLGGENLRWVYLLIGSATALKLLSELF
- a CDS encoding HepT-like ribonuclease domain-containing protein, with translation MRRLEDIEEVCEDIRREYPTMPWRRIVGLRNVVVHHYFGVDLSVVWVIVSSQLEELNEEIEKIIEKEC